The following are encoded in a window of Castanea sativa cultivar Marrone di Chiusa Pesio chromosome 9, ASM4071231v1 genomic DNA:
- the LOC142609770 gene encoding purine-uracil permease NCS1, with amino-acid sequence MVSKCLSFHLHHHPQPHSSLASSIYQNPRLSHFPTTPLQSYTKLTLTPHQSYPSLPRKTCSRFTPMATSQSTPSSKFDEFEPHPSLTNDDLKPTTSHQRTFTWWEMACLWIGLVVGVPSYYLAGSLVDLGMAWWQGIATVVTANIILLIPLVLTGHPGTRYGISFPVLARSSFGIRGAHIPTLLRAFVGCGWYGIETWIGGEAIFLLLPKSIKESTLSQFLPWLGTSPLEFACFITFWFAQLAIVWKGMEGIRQLEKYSAPILIILTSWFLIWAYVKAGGFGYMLSLSSRLSSSQFWSLFFPSLTANISFWATLALNIPDFTRYARSQTDQVIGQAGLPIFMGAFTFVGLAVTCSTKVIFGRVISSPIQLLGQIGGLSTIILAIIGISLATITTNIAANVVAPANALVNLSPSKFTFRRGAILTALLGIAFQPWRLLRSSESFVYTWLVGYSALLGPIGGIILTDYYLIHRTNLSIKDLYTLNPYGAYYYSGGYNLAAMAALIAGILPVVPGFLQNVGILSSIPDSLVLIYNNAWFFSFFSAGFLYWLLSCLTRKQSRSLPIDPLLPSTN; translated from the coding sequence ATGGTGTCCAAATGTCTCAGCTTCCATCTCCATCACCATCCCCAGCCCCACTCTTCCCTCGCCTCTTCCATATACCAAAATCCAAGGCTCTCTCACTTTCCCACCACTCCTTTACAGTCATATACCAAATTGACTCTCACTCCTCACCAATCCTACCCTTCCCTCCCTAGAAAAACATGCTCCAGATTCACCCCCATGGCTACAAGCCAATCAACACCTAGTTCCAAGTTTGATGAGTTTGAACCCCATCCCTCACTTACTAATGATGATCTCAAGCCAACTACATCCCATCAAAGGACTTTTACCTGGTGGGAAATGGCTTGTCTTTGGATTGGTCTTGTTGTGGGCGTTCCATCATACTACCTTGCTGGTAGCCTTGTTGATCTTGGCATGGCTTGGTGGCAAGGAATTGCCACAGTTGTTACTGCCAATATAATCCTATTAATCCCATTAGTCCTCACTGGTCACCCTGGCACCCGTTATGGTATTTCTTTTCCTGTCCTTGCAAGGTCCTCTTTTGGAATCCGTGGTGCCCATATCCCCACTCTACTAAGAGCCTTCGTTGGTTGTGGTTGGTATGGAATTGAGACTTGGATTGGTGGCGAGgccatttttctccttttaccAAAATCCATCAAAGAATCAACCCTGTCTCAGTTCCTACCTTGGCTTGGTACTTCCCCACTTGAATTTGCTTGTTTCATAACCTTTTGGTTTGCTCAATTAGCCATTGTTTGGAAAGGAATGGAAGGAATCAGACAGCTTGAAAAGTACTCAGCTCCCATCCTTATTATACTCACTTCCTGGTTCCTCATTTGGGCTTATGTCAAAGCTGGTGGCTTTGGCTACATGCTCTCCTTGTCCTCTAGGCTCTCCTCCTCACAATTTTGGTCCCTCTTCTTTCCTTCACTCACTGCAAACATTAGCTTTTGGGCTACTCTTGCACTTAACATACCTGATTTTACTCGATATGCCAGGAGCCAGACTGATCAAGTTATTGGTCAGGCAGGTCTTCCAATCTTCATGGGGGCATTTACATTTGTTGGCCTAGCCGTGACCTGCTCTACCAAAGTAATATTTGGACGAGTTATCTCCAGCCCAATTCAACTTCTTGGACAAATAGGAGGATTATCAACTATAATCCTAGCTATTATTGGGATTAGCTTGGCCACCATTACAACCAATATTGCTGCCAATGTTGTGGCACCTGCCAATGCACTAGTCAACCTCAGTCcctcaaaattcaccttcagAAGAGGAGCTATTCTAACAGCATTGCTTGGGATTGCTTTTCAGCCTTGGAGACTTCTTAGATCAAGTGAGAGTTTTGTATACACCTGGCTAGTTGGATACTCTGCATTATTGGGTCCGATTGGGGGCATAATTTTAACTGATTACTATCTTATCCACCGCACAAATTTGAGTATCAAGGACTTGTACACATTGAATCCTTATGGGGCTTACTATTATTCAGGAGGCTATAATTTGGCAGCAATGGCAGCCTTGATTGCAGGGATTTTGCCAGTGGTTCCAGGGTTCTTGCAAAATGTTGGAATTCTATCTTCAATTCCAGACAGTCTTGTTCTAATATACAATAATGCTTGGTTTTTCAGCTTCTTCTCTGCAGGTTTTCTCTACTGGCTTCTATCCTGTTTGACAAGAAAACAAAGTAGGTCTCTCCCTATAGATCCCCTTTTGCCCTCTACAAATTAA
- the LOC142608699 gene encoding uncharacterized protein LOC142608699 has product MYNGRTNPVEHVSPFNQRMTVHSRNEALMCKVFPSSLGLVAMRWFYGLEEGLINSFQELTRAFGARFVTCSRVPHPLDSLLSITMQECETLKIYSNRYWEMFNEIDKNFEDIAIRTFKVSLPTKHDLRKSLTRKPAQSMRQLMDQIDEYKWVEEDQKKGKGKAKLVKVGKLKQFLYQPIRQGSQVGLAHPRDTSSRPSLGTISVILAAPSQTSSYSSRVMSIARPHAKDLIPDSKFGRMEVRPALSFSDKDKVGTFQLVLVDQGSGAEVMYPDLYKELRLKPKDLVSYDSPLVGFDGKTVIPKSQIRLPVQVELEVVEVDFIVVDAYSPYAAIMARPWLHAIGVVSSNFHLKMKYPLGDQVEELIGSQDMARQCLVAAIRHQSESESSATIERDL; this is encoded by the exons ATGTATAATGGTAGAACGAACCCGGTGGAGCATGTCAGTCCTTTTAACCAAAGAATGACTGTTCACTCGAGGAACGAGgccttgatgtgcaaggtgttcccaTCTAGCTTAGGGCTAGTTGCGATGAGGTGGTTCTATGGTTTGGAGGAAGGATTAATTAACTCCTTTCAAGAGCTTACCAGGGCCTTTGGAGCCCGATTTGTCACTTGTAGTAGGGTTCCTCATCCCCTAGACTCTTTGCTATCTATAACTATGCAAGAATGTGAGACTCTAAAGATTTACTCGAataggtactgggagatgtttaacgagatagataaAAATTTTGAGGATATAGCAATAAGGACGTTCAAGGTCAGTCTGCCCACTAAGcacgatttgaggaagtccttgactaGGAAGCCTGCCCAAAGTATGCGTCAATTAATGGACCAGATTGATGAGTATAAATGGGTGGAGGAGGATCagaaaaaaggaaagggaaaagcGAAG TTAGTCAAAGTTGGGAAGTTGAAGCAATTCCTGTATCAACCCATTAGGCAGGGGAGTCAGGTCGGATTAGCACACCCAAGGGATACTTCCTCAAGACCATCCCTGGGAACAATTAGTGTTATTCTTGCTGCCCCAAGTCAGACTAGTTCGTATTCATCAAGGGTTATGTCCATAGCAAGGCCACATGCTAAGGATTTGATCCCTGATTCTAAGTTTGGGAGAATGGAAGTCCGACCAGCTCTAAGCTTCTCTGATAAGGATAAAGTTGGAACCTTTCAACT AGTTTTGGTGGATCAAGGCAGCGGGGCTGAGGTCATGTACCCCGACTTATATAAGGAGCTTAGGCTAAAGCCCAAGGATTTAGTTAGCTATGATTCCCCTTTGGTAGGGTTTGATGGTAAGACGGTTATCCCAAAGAGCCAGATCAGACTGCCTGTTCAAGTAGAATTGGAAGTAGTTgaggtagattttattgtggtggatgcatattccccatatGCTGCTATCATGGCAAGGCCTTGGCTTCATGCCATAGGGGTTgtttcttcaaattttcactTGAAGATGAAGTATCCCTTAGGGGACCAGGTCGAGGAGCTGATTGGAAGTCAAGATATGGCTAGGCAATGCCTAGTTGCGGCAATTAGACATCAGTCTGAGAGTGAATCCTCGGCCACCATAGAAAGGGATTTATAG